The proteins below are encoded in one region of Paenibacillus albus:
- a CDS encoding carbohydrate-binding domain-containing protein has protein sequence MKRLNSPKMISILLFSALLAAGCSSNDTNVDTASANVAADSGGGVVETASASVSASAAQRAESSAAAIKLASQDVSKLAGFDENDALTDWSVDSSTAIAYSGAGASVSGSGASADGGIVTIKEAGTYVVSGLVSAGQLIVDAPEDAIVHLVLNGAQITNNEGPAIQVKEAEKTIVTLQEGTDNRVTDGATYSDTSEEAPTAVIYSKGDLTFNGTGKLSVQGLAKDGITSKDDLKFMSGTFEVKAADDGIVGRDLLAVKEGSTITVDAGGDGMKSTNDAEDKDKGYIAIAGGTFNIKSAKDGIQAATSILISDGQFNLVSGGGSAASTKVHEDDRMRGGFGQKQPGADTDAAADTKSDTDAKDNAAAGTAADSSSTKGLKAAIHVAIAGGTFEIDAADDAIHSNGNVVFAGGDYQIASGDDGLHADGVTSITDGTVDITKSYEGIEGADITITGGNVHVTASDDGVNVGGGNDSSGGGGGDMFSPTDGMLTISGGYLYVDAAGDGLDSNGNVTMTGGTVVVNGPTEDNNGPLDFNGTFVQSGGKLIAAGSAGMAQAPSDTSSQLGVMMTFPSTLEVGTVVTLTDSNGAAIAAFQPSKAFRSIVISSPDLKSGESYTISTGGTASGTATDGLYDSSSVSGSTKVVTFEMGDKVTYVNGSGVTTANTGFGGGPGGGGGGGGRGGKGGPDGQGRPDGQGAPDGQGGQGAPAAPPEASSGGTSDAAGDGSAA, from the coding sequence ATGAAGCGATTAAACAGTCCTAAAATGATTTCGATTCTGTTATTTAGTGCGCTGCTTGCTGCGGGGTGCAGCTCGAATGACACGAATGTGGATACAGCGAGCGCGAATGTGGCTGCTGACAGCGGTGGTGGAGTCGTCGAGACGGCTTCAGCTTCGGTCTCGGCATCCGCGGCGCAGCGGGCGGAATCGTCTGCCGCCGCCATTAAGCTGGCTAGCCAGGATGTGAGTAAGCTGGCAGGCTTTGACGAGAACGATGCGCTTACCGACTGGAGCGTGGACAGCTCGACGGCGATTGCGTATAGCGGTGCAGGTGCAAGTGTCAGCGGATCTGGAGCGAGCGCCGATGGCGGCATCGTGACGATTAAGGAAGCGGGTACTTATGTTGTGAGCGGTTTAGTGTCGGCTGGGCAGCTGATCGTGGACGCGCCGGAGGATGCCATTGTTCATCTTGTCCTGAACGGGGCGCAGATTACGAACAATGAAGGCCCGGCGATCCAAGTGAAGGAAGCGGAGAAAACGATTGTGACGCTTCAGGAGGGCACAGACAATCGCGTTACAGATGGTGCGACCTATTCAGATACTTCAGAGGAAGCGCCGACTGCGGTCATTTACAGCAAAGGCGATTTGACATTCAACGGAACCGGTAAGCTCAGTGTTCAAGGCCTTGCAAAAGACGGGATTACGAGCAAAGATGATCTGAAGTTCATGAGTGGTACATTCGAAGTGAAAGCGGCAGACGACGGCATTGTTGGCCGTGACTTGTTAGCCGTGAAGGAAGGCTCGACGATTACAGTAGATGCTGGCGGAGACGGTATGAAGTCAACGAATGACGCGGAAGATAAGGACAAGGGCTATATTGCCATTGCAGGCGGAACATTCAACATCAAGTCCGCGAAAGACGGCATCCAGGCGGCAACTTCGATTCTAATTAGCGACGGACAGTTCAATCTGGTGTCTGGCGGCGGCAGCGCAGCTTCTACGAAGGTGCATGAGGACGACCGGATGCGCGGCGGTTTTGGTCAGAAACAGCCGGGTGCAGATACAGATGCCGCGGCAGATACGAAGTCGGATACAGACGCAAAAGATAATGCAGCAGCTGGGACGGCAGCTGATTCTAGCAGCACGAAGGGATTGAAGGCGGCCATTCATGTGGCGATTGCTGGAGGCACCTTCGAGATTGATGCGGCTGACGATGCCATCCATAGCAATGGCAATGTTGTATTTGCGGGCGGCGACTATCAAATTGCATCCGGAGACGATGGTTTGCATGCAGATGGCGTAACATCGATTACAGATGGAACGGTGGATATCACGAAGAGCTATGAAGGAATTGAAGGCGCGGATATTACGATCACCGGCGGCAATGTCCATGTGACCGCAAGCGATGACGGCGTAAATGTGGGCGGCGGCAACGACAGCTCCGGCGGTGGCGGCGGAGATATGTTCAGCCCGACTGACGGCATGCTGACCATAAGCGGCGGTTACCTATACGTCGATGCGGCAGGCGATGGCCTCGATTCCAACGGTAATGTGACTATGACAGGAGGTACGGTTGTCGTGAACGGCCCGACGGAGGACAATAATGGTCCGCTTGATTTTAATGGTACCTTCGTACAATCAGGCGGCAAGCTGATTGCAGCGGGCAGTGCCGGCATGGCGCAGGCGCCATCGGATACCTCTTCGCAGCTTGGGGTCATGATGACGTTCCCGAGTACGCTCGAAGTGGGCACGGTAGTAACGTTGACGGATAGCAACGGCGCAGCCATTGCTGCATTCCAGCCATCGAAGGCGTTCAGAAGCATCGTCATCTCTTCGCCTGACCTGAAGAGCGGCGAGTCGTACACGATATCGACTGGCGGCACAGCTAGCGGTACAGCGACTGATGGACTGTACGATAGCAGTTCGGTTAGCGGCAGCACCAAGGTGGTCACGTTCGAGATGGGCGACAAAGTCACCTATGTGAACGGGTCCGGAGTGACCACGGCCAATACTGGTTTCGGCGGCGGTCCCGGTGGCGGTGGCGGAGGCGGCGGCCGCGGCGGCAAAGGCGGACCGGACGGTCAAGGCCGGCCGGATGGGCAAGGAGCGCCAGACGGACAAGGCGGCCAAGGTGCGCCGGCAGCGCCGCCTGAAGCGTCAAGTGGCGGCACGAGTGATGCGGCAGGCGACGGTTCGGCTGCCTGA
- a CDS encoding DUF4956 domain-containing protein, with translation MIESLFSTTTSATELTFANAMLSFAIAILLGGLISFTYMKTQRTYSTSFTLTMMILPVIVAIIIMLIGSNIARAFSLAGAFSIIRFRSAPGDSKDISYVLFSMAAGLACGVGAFGYAVLFTVVLCVLMFVLSAMKFGENKELFKTLKVTIPENLGYEEALGEVFMMHEVEYELKKVRTTELGSLYELIYSVKLGPGTDQKELLDSLRTRNGNLDITLTMSPVVQDY, from the coding sequence ATGATCGAATCACTATTCTCCACTACAACATCGGCGACGGAGCTTACTTTCGCCAATGCGATGCTATCCTTTGCGATCGCGATTCTGCTCGGAGGCCTCATAAGCTTCACCTATATGAAGACACAACGCACGTACTCCACCAGCTTTACGCTGACCATGATGATTTTACCCGTGATTGTTGCCATTATCATAATGCTCATCGGCAGTAATATTGCCCGCGCCTTCAGCCTTGCCGGGGCGTTCTCGATTATCCGGTTCCGCAGTGCGCCTGGGGATTCGAAGGATATCTCGTACGTGCTGTTCTCGATGGCGGCTGGACTTGCCTGCGGAGTTGGCGCTTTTGGTTATGCTGTGCTGTTCACAGTGGTACTATGTGTGCTCATGTTCGTTTTGAGTGCGATGAAGTTCGGCGAGAACAAGGAATTATTCAAAACATTAAAAGTGACGATTCCGGAAAACTTGGGCTACGAGGAAGCGCTTGGCGAAGTATTCATGATGCATGAGGTTGAATACGAACTGAAGAAAGTACGTACGACCGAGCTTGGCAGTTTGTATGAGCTTATTTATTCGGTGAAGCTTGGACCGGGTACAGACCAGAAAGAACTGCTCGATTCCCTTCGAACGCGTAACGGTAATCTGGATATAACACTAACCATGAGTCCTGTCGTTCAGGATTATTAA
- a CDS encoding polyphosphate polymerase domain-containing protein — protein MAIEVFNRYENKYLMDTSAFKNLYNRLMAHMELDAYNKDDQFYSISNLYYDTEHHSLIRTSLSKPKYREKLRVRAYGVPEEDAKVYLELKKKVFGLVNKRRTSLKLSEAYEFVRTGQAPAYREGMNRQVIKEIEYFLSRYELQPMTYLAYDRIAMFCKGNRDLRITFDTNIRSRRYDLRLEAGDYGEQLMAPGQWLMEVKAEKTIPVWLSQLLSELHMYRTSFSKYGNEYKKSIRFAHADTNGNQMINEPSIEKELILI, from the coding sequence ATGGCAATTGAGGTATTTAACCGATACGAGAACAAGTACTTGATGGATACGAGCGCATTCAAAAACCTTTATAACCGATTAATGGCTCACATGGAGCTGGACGCATACAACAAGGACGATCAGTTCTACTCCATCAGTAATCTGTATTATGATACGGAGCATCATTCGCTCATTCGAACGAGTCTATCCAAGCCGAAGTATAGGGAGAAGCTGCGCGTTCGAGCATACGGTGTGCCGGAAGAAGATGCGAAAGTGTATTTGGAGCTGAAAAAGAAGGTGTTCGGTCTCGTCAATAAACGGCGGACGTCGCTTAAGCTTAGCGAGGCGTATGAGTTCGTTCGGACCGGGCAAGCGCCGGCATATCGGGAAGGTATGAATCGGCAGGTAATCAAGGAGATCGAATATTTCTTATCGAGATATGAGCTGCAGCCGATGACGTATCTGGCTTATGACCGAATCGCGATGTTTTGCAAAGGAAACCGGGATTTGCGGATCACGTTCGATACGAATATAAGGTCGCGGCGTTATGATCTTCGGTTAGAGGCAGGCGACTACGGCGAACAATTGATGGCGCCGGGCCAGTGGCTGATGGAAGTGAAGGCGGAGAAGACCATTCCAGTGTGGTTGTCCCAGCTGCTCTCGGAGCTTCATATGTACCGGACCAGCTTCTCCAAATATGGCAACGAATATAAGAAGTCGATTCGCTTCGCTCATGCGGATACGAACGGCAATCAGATGATAAATGAACCATCAATTGAAAAGGAGCTAATTCTTATATGA
- a CDS encoding response regulator transcription factor, producing the protein MRILIVEDEVHLAEALSQILMKENYAVDVVHDGQEGLDHALSGIHDLILLDIMLPGMDGITMLKTLRLKGIPVPVILLTAKGEEPDKIAGLDHGADDYVAKPFSTGELLARIRAALRRKGEVVPEDGLRFGDIELNPGHLKLTCKGKELKIILKESQLLELMMTRKQAVTSKEQIIEKLWGFDSEAEHNNVEVYISFLRKKLTFLHSSVRINTIRGVGYVLEEAAT; encoded by the coding sequence ATGCGGATTCTTATCGTAGAAGACGAGGTTCATCTCGCGGAGGCGCTCTCGCAGATATTAATGAAGGAGAATTACGCGGTCGATGTCGTTCATGACGGCCAAGAGGGGCTCGATCATGCGCTGAGCGGCATTCACGATTTAATATTGCTGGACATTATGCTTCCCGGCATGGATGGCATCACAATGCTCAAGACGCTTCGTCTTAAAGGCATTCCGGTGCCGGTCATCCTGCTGACGGCGAAGGGCGAGGAGCCGGATAAGATTGCCGGGCTCGATCACGGTGCTGACGATTATGTAGCCAAGCCCTTCTCGACCGGCGAGCTGCTCGCACGTATTCGGGCTGCTCTCAGACGCAAAGGCGAAGTTGTACCGGAGGATGGCTTGCGCTTTGGCGATATCGAACTCAATCCAGGGCATCTGAAGCTCACCTGCAAAGGCAAGGAATTGAAGATCATATTAAAAGAAAGCCAGCTGCTTGAGCTGATGATGACGAGGAAACAAGCAGTAACGTCCAAGGAGCAGATTATCGAGAAGCTGTGGGGCTTTGATTCGGAAGCAGAGCATAATAACGTGGAAGTGTACATCTCTTTCTTGCGGAAAAAGCTTACTTTTCTCCATTCATCGGTTCGAATCAACACGATTCGCGGCGTCGGGTACGTGCTCGAGGAGGCGGCTACCTAA
- a CDS encoding sensor histidine kinase — MFNKLRNRFLLMNMIIISLIMLAAFGTIYAFTYRNVQNDIHMDIRRMADVGKMNGGGGGGPKGDHPMPDGNFPKDFREPSLSFSIRADKDWNITHTESRFELDNDLYATSVKKAEANPVEFGQFTTDGSRWAYTVASVPSGYVIYYMDVTPQHSILTTMTYTFSLVAVIMLGVIYLASRYFAGRSIAPVKEAFEKQKRFIADASHELKTPLAVINTNADVLLANSEDTINEQVKWLHHIKSETERMKTLTNDLLYLTQMDDARERMIQVPFDFSEAVESVILTMEAVVFEKELNLEYDIEPNLSVTGNCEQMKQVVMILLDNAIKYSNPSGSIHLALKRQQGHIQLSMANTGPGIPADQIDKIFDRFYRGDASRTRKNGGYGLGLAIAKSIVEQHRGKIHAKSIPGEKTTFYVQLG; from the coding sequence ATGTTTAATAAGCTTCGCAACCGATTCCTGCTTATGAACATGATTATCATCTCGCTCATCATGCTCGCTGCCTTCGGAACCATCTATGCGTTTACGTACCGAAACGTACAGAACGATATTCATATGGATATCAGGCGCATGGCCGATGTCGGCAAAATGAACGGCGGTGGTGGCGGTGGTCCGAAAGGCGATCATCCGATGCCTGACGGTAATTTTCCGAAAGATTTCCGTGAGCCATCCCTCTCCTTCTCAATCCGAGCGGATAAGGATTGGAACATTACGCATACGGAATCCCGCTTCGAGCTGGATAACGATCTCTACGCGACTTCAGTGAAGAAGGCAGAGGCGAATCCTGTCGAGTTCGGGCAGTTTACGACAGATGGCAGCCGCTGGGCATACACCGTAGCGAGTGTACCTTCCGGTTACGTGATTTACTACATGGATGTCACGCCACAGCACAGCATTCTCACGACCATGACTTATACATTTTCTTTAGTCGCTGTTATCATGCTTGGCGTTATCTATCTCGCCAGCCGCTACTTTGCCGGACGCTCGATCGCACCGGTCAAAGAAGCATTCGAGAAGCAGAAGCGGTTCATCGCCGATGCTTCCCATGAGCTGAAGACTCCGCTCGCTGTTATCAATACGAATGCAGACGTGCTGCTTGCCAACAGTGAAGATACAATTAACGAGCAAGTGAAGTGGCTGCACCATATCAAGTCGGAGACCGAGCGCATGAAGACGCTCACGAACGATCTGCTCTATCTGACTCAAATGGACGATGCCAGAGAGCGTATGATTCAAGTGCCTTTCGACTTCAGCGAAGCAGTGGAAAGCGTCATTCTTACGATGGAAGCCGTCGTATTCGAAAAGGAGCTTAATCTCGAGTACGACATCGAGCCGAACCTGTCCGTCACAGGCAATTGCGAACAGATGAAGCAAGTGGTCATGATCCTGCTTGATAATGCGATCAAATATTCGAACCCAAGCGGCTCCATCCATCTTGCGCTTAAAAGGCAGCAAGGCCATATCCAGCTGTCCATGGCCAACACCGGTCCCGGCATTCCTGCTGATCAGATCGATAAAATCTTTGACCGTTTCTACCGCGGCGATGCCTCCCGCACCCGCAAGAACGGCGGCTACGGCCTTGGCCTCGCGATCGCCAAATCCATCGTCGAGCAGCACCGGGGCAAAATCCATGCGAAGAGCATACCGGGCGAGAAAACTACGTTCTATGTGCAGCTTGGCTAA
- a CDS encoding MFS transporter: MATIFLIIIYLAFISLGIPDSLLGSAWPVMRPDLGATFGFAGVLSMVVAGGTIVSSLACGSLVRRMGTGRLTLVSCCLTAAALLGFSVVPSSIWLILLAIPLGLGAGAIDAALNHYVAENYKAHHMNWLHCFWGVGATMGPIIMSYYIAEHNSWRNGYTAVSIIQFSLAFVLLITLPLWKRVAKLREAERLSSESSPQGDEGAQESSETAQAMSAAAAGSSKSGVLQIRGVKQTLIAFFFYCGVESTVGLWGASYLVGARDVTAESAAGWISLYYGGITAGRLITGFITMKIHNRVLIRCGQIIAIAGGLLLFLPLQQLFLAGLILIGLGLAPIYPGLLHETPARFGRESAAKLIGYQMATAYTGITLLPPLFGFIASQTNIKVFPFIVVAFLFVMLLSAEKVNSLLKPSQKSSSISH, translated from the coding sequence ATGGCAACTATTTTTCTCATTATTATCTATTTAGCGTTTATTAGCCTTGGAATTCCGGATTCTCTGCTCGGATCGGCGTGGCCTGTCATGCGTCCTGATCTTGGTGCAACCTTCGGCTTCGCGGGAGTCTTATCGATGGTTGTCGCCGGTGGGACAATCGTATCAAGCCTTGCTTGCGGAAGCTTGGTTCGGCGAATGGGGACGGGAAGACTTACGCTTGTCAGCTGCTGCTTGACGGCCGCAGCGCTGCTTGGCTTCTCCGTAGTACCTTCGTCAATCTGGCTCATCCTGCTTGCCATTCCGCTTGGACTTGGCGCAGGCGCAATTGATGCGGCGCTGAATCATTATGTCGCGGAGAACTATAAGGCCCATCATATGAACTGGCTGCACTGCTTCTGGGGAGTAGGAGCAACGATGGGGCCGATTATTATGAGCTATTATATTGCAGAGCATAACTCATGGAGAAATGGCTATACAGCCGTATCGATCATCCAATTCTCGCTTGCCTTTGTGCTGCTTATTACCCTCCCGTTATGGAAACGAGTTGCGAAGCTAAGAGAAGCGGAACGCCTCAGCAGCGAGAGTTCGCCACAAGGGGATGAAGGTGCTCAGGAATCTTCGGAAACTGCTCAAGCCATGTCAGCGGCAGCAGCAGGCAGCTCCAAATCCGGAGTGCTTCAGATTAGAGGCGTGAAACAGACATTGATCGCTTTCTTCTTCTATTGCGGCGTTGAATCAACGGTTGGCCTGTGGGGTGCGAGCTATCTTGTAGGCGCGAGGGATGTGACCGCCGAGTCAGCGGCTGGCTGGATTTCATTATATTATGGCGGAATTACGGCCGGCAGGCTGATTACCGGATTCATTACGATGAAGATTCACAATCGGGTGCTCATCCGGTGCGGACAGATCATTGCCATAGCAGGCGGTCTCCTGCTGTTTCTTCCGCTGCAGCAGTTATTCTTGGCGGGGCTCATTCTCATCGGGCTCGGGCTTGCCCCGATCTATCCAGGCTTGCTCCATGAGACGCCAGCGCGGTTCGGGCGAGAGAGCGCCGCTAAGCTGATCGGCTATCAGATGGCCACAGCTTACACGGGGATCACGCTTCTCCCGCCGTTATTCGGCTTTATTGCTTCACAAACGAACATCAAGGTTTTCCCATTCATTGTGGTTGCCTTCCTTTTCGTTATGCTGCTGAGCGCGGAGAAAGTGAACAGCCTGCTTAAACCATCGCAGAAGTCATCATCCATCTCTCATTAA
- a CDS encoding ROK family transcriptional regulator: MTNEFKTPKEAKERLIYRIRAGLIMMGSATKAELSQRLGISFPTISKFIAQMEKDGEIRYSGDDDSSGGRRARRYSYDTEYMLGLAVFVEKDETKYSIFNCVGDIIEQGSNPSVLQEDTEQLASLIEELIEKYPRLRSVAIGVPGAVDNGRIIYIPPYKQFQDYDLKEEFEARFQIPFVVENDMNASVLGYASNFELENESLVYLYFGQYGPGSGIMINGDVVRGSTFFSGEISLVPQYDSRTFLEALQGEEPNRRIVLAGDNQIDAVARLIATLGAIINPRAVIFNDDEVDEDLLARIVDRSAAYIPKKHLPSLLMSNWRQDYLSGLQHLALNLMITECC; the protein is encoded by the coding sequence ATGACCAATGAGTTTAAGACGCCAAAAGAGGCAAAAGAGCGTTTAATTTATCGGATACGCGCGGGTCTCATCATGATGGGAAGCGCGACGAAAGCAGAGCTCAGTCAGCGGCTTGGCATAAGCTTTCCGACCATTAGCAAATTCATCGCGCAAATGGAGAAGGACGGAGAAATCCGTTATTCCGGAGATGATGATTCCAGCGGAGGCAGGCGAGCTAGGCGGTATTCCTATGATACCGAGTATATGCTTGGGCTAGCGGTCTTCGTGGAGAAGGACGAGACGAAATACTCGATCTTTAACTGTGTTGGAGACATTATCGAACAAGGATCGAATCCGAGCGTACTGCAAGAAGACACGGAGCAGCTCGCTAGCCTCATTGAAGAGTTAATTGAGAAATACCCAAGGCTGCGATCGGTAGCGATCGGTGTGCCTGGTGCTGTAGACAATGGAAGAATTATCTATATCCCGCCGTACAAGCAGTTTCAGGACTATGATCTGAAAGAGGAGTTTGAAGCCAGATTCCAAATCCCGTTCGTCGTCGAGAACGATATGAATGCTTCCGTACTGGGCTATGCGTCGAACTTCGAGCTAGAGAACGAATCTCTTGTATATTTGTACTTCGGCCAATACGGGCCGGGTTCAGGCATTATGATTAATGGCGATGTCGTGCGGGGCAGCACCTTCTTCTCCGGTGAAATCTCACTCGTCCCGCAGTACGACAGTCGTACTTTCCTCGAAGCTCTTCAAGGGGAAGAGCCCAATCGCCGCATTGTACTAGCCGGAGATAATCAGATTGACGCCGTCGCACGTTTAATCGCCACACTCGGCGCGATCATCAACCCTCGGGCCGTTATTTTCAACGATGATGAGGTAGACGAGGATCTGCTCGCAAGAATCGTCGATCGCAGCGCTGCATATATTCCAAAGAAGCATTTGCCATCACTCCTGATGAGCAACTGGAGGCAGGATTACTTGTCCGGCTTGCAGCATTTGGCACTTAATCTGATGATTACGGAATGCTGTTAG
- a CDS encoding S-layer homology domain-containing protein, with amino-acid sequence MHSINKWTRLLAVHFIILLSIVLTIYPHPTAAGAASALPYDDIRPNYAQAAIINMTKNQIMNGIGNRQFAPLRPITRAEFIAMIDRLLGVKPVVSPLGAFADVQKTAWYYEWIQPAVQLNIAKGTTAVKFEPGRSVTREEAAVIMARALKQSLDSSPTMPDNLFLDQGKISVWAKASVYQLSRIGLIAGNDGRFLPQDLITRQEAAVLLNRAWTHSGWTSQLQASQPSRIQLGWQYGQTTKQFEQQVAQSEVNTLSPLWYYLSKSGAVEDHMDASLLTWSHAQGKSVWAMVGNHSDQDATHTMLVSSAQRQAFAHQLALRVRTNGLDGLNIDFENMLPEDRDSFTAFIKALHDELKTIPAVLSVNVSPDSGTDWTDVFDYAALAKQSDYILLMGYDEHWGGAPEAGSVSSLPWVRKGLETLLTQAPANKVILALPLYTRTWGMNANGTLISHDISLVQQNQLILSKHVVLQWDEQLNQYFGGYYDLTVPNRIWLEDGRSLSQKISLGEMHGVAGYGYWYMGGESNDVWTCVRNAVRFSSYQFSV; translated from the coding sequence ATGCATAGCATCAACAAATGGACCCGGTTACTGGCAGTCCACTTCATTATATTACTTAGTATCGTGTTAACGATCTATCCTCATCCTACTGCTGCGGGAGCTGCCAGCGCACTTCCATATGACGATATTCGCCCTAATTACGCGCAAGCTGCAATTATAAATATGACGAAAAACCAGATTATGAACGGGATAGGAAATCGCCAATTTGCACCTCTCAGGCCGATTACCCGTGCTGAATTCATTGCGATGATTGATCGGCTGCTGGGCGTTAAGCCCGTAGTTAGTCCACTTGGCGCTTTCGCCGATGTGCAGAAGACCGCTTGGTACTACGAATGGATTCAGCCTGCCGTGCAGCTGAACATCGCCAAAGGAACGACCGCTGTCAAGTTCGAGCCAGGGCGTTCAGTCACTCGCGAGGAAGCTGCCGTCATCATGGCGCGTGCCCTGAAGCAATCTTTAGACTCGTCGCCAACCATGCCGGATAACCTGTTTCTCGACCAAGGGAAGATCAGTGTTTGGGCCAAAGCCTCTGTTTATCAGCTGTCTCGAATCGGTCTGATTGCAGGCAATGACGGTCGCTTTTTACCTCAAGACCTCATTACACGACAAGAAGCGGCTGTCCTGCTGAACCGAGCTTGGACGCACAGCGGATGGACATCACAATTGCAGGCTTCGCAGCCGTCACGCATCCAGCTTGGCTGGCAATACGGACAGACGACGAAGCAATTTGAACAGCAGGTTGCACAGTCGGAAGTAAATACATTATCCCCGCTTTGGTACTATTTAAGTAAGTCCGGCGCAGTCGAAGATCATATGGATGCTTCACTCTTAACCTGGTCGCATGCGCAAGGGAAGTCCGTTTGGGCGATGGTTGGGAATCACTCGGATCAAGACGCAACGCATACGATGCTAGTGAGCTCCGCTCAGCGTCAAGCCTTCGCGCATCAGCTTGCGCTTCGTGTTCGGACCAATGGCTTGGATGGATTGAATATTGATTTTGAGAATATGCTGCCGGAGGATCGCGATTCCTTCACTGCTTTTATAAAGGCGCTGCATGATGAGTTAAAGACGATTCCAGCTGTGCTGTCCGTTAATGTCTCACCTGACAGCGGCACGGATTGGACGGACGTGTTCGATTATGCGGCTTTGGCAAAGCAATCTGATTATATCCTTCTGATGGGCTATGATGAGCATTGGGGTGGCGCGCCGGAAGCAGGGTCAGTCTCTTCATTGCCTTGGGTGCGCAAAGGATTAGAGACTTTGCTAACGCAAGCTCCTGCGAATAAGGTTATCCTCGCTCTGCCGCTGTACACGCGCACCTGGGGGATGAATGCTAATGGCACGCTAATATCGCATGATATTAGCCTTGTTCAGCAGAACCAGCTTATACTATCCAAGCATGTAGTGCTGCAATGGGACGAGCAGCTAAACCAATATTTTGGCGGATATTATGATCTTACTGTTCCTAACCGCATCTGGCTGGAGGATGGTCGTTCGTTATCGCAAAAAATAAGCCTCGGCGAAATGCACGGCGTTGCAGGATACGGCTATTGGTATATGGGCGGAGAGAGTAACGATGTTTGGACCTGCGTGCGTAATGCAGTTAGGTTTAGCAGTTATCAGTTTTCTGTATGA